The proteins below come from a single Streptomyces spongiicola genomic window:
- a CDS encoding adenosylcobinamide-GDP ribazoletransferase — MRAVNSHNTPGLAGLRFAFGTLTVLPVRVSRWDRDCAGAGMRWAPLAGLAVGLCAGAAGGLLLLLGAGPLLAAVASAAVPAVLTRGLHLDGLADTADGLGSGRPAEDALRIMKQSDIGPFGVLALVFVLLAQVAALYELYGRGWGYGATAAAVAGAAARLALTLAARSGVPAARPEGLGAMVAATVPARQALGIALLVTAGFAAWGTLFGGYGAPRLALAVLAGAAAAELLLRHCVRRFGGVTGDVFGGVAETAATAALIALAVGFR; from the coding sequence CTGCGCGCGGTGAACTCCCACAACACACCCGGTCTCGCGGGCCTACGGTTCGCCTTCGGCACCCTCACCGTGCTGCCCGTCCGCGTGAGCCGCTGGGACCGCGACTGCGCGGGCGCGGGGATGCGCTGGGCCCCGCTCGCCGGACTCGCCGTCGGTCTCTGCGCGGGGGCCGCGGGCGGACTGCTCCTGCTGCTGGGCGCCGGTCCGCTGCTCGCCGCGGTGGCCTCCGCCGCCGTGCCCGCGGTCCTCACCCGCGGTCTGCACCTGGACGGCCTCGCCGACACCGCGGACGGACTGGGCAGCGGCCGACCCGCCGAGGACGCGCTGCGGATCATGAAGCAGTCGGACATCGGGCCGTTCGGAGTCCTCGCCCTGGTGTTCGTACTGCTGGCCCAGGTCGCGGCGCTGTACGAGCTCTACGGGCGCGGCTGGGGGTACGGGGCGACGGCGGCGGCGGTCGCCGGCGCCGCCGCCCGGCTCGCGCTCACGCTCGCCGCCCGCTCCGGCGTCCCGGCGGCACGGCCCGAGGGGTTGGGCGCCATGGTCGCGGCCACCGTGCCGGCGCGGCAGGCACTGGGCATCGCGCTGCTGGTCACGGCCGGTTTCGCCGCCTGGGGGACGCTGTTCGGCGGGTACGGGGCGCCGCGGCTCGCCCTGGCCGTGCTCGCCGGGGCCGCCGCCGCCGAACTGCTGCTGCGGCACTGCGTGCGACGCTTCGGCGGGGTCACCGGCGACGTGTTCGGAGGGGTCGCGGAGACGGCGGCGACGGCTGCGCTGATCGCGCTCGCCGTCGGGTTCCGGTAG
- a CDS encoding PspA/IM30 family protein, giving the protein MSGVMKRMGMIFRAKANKALDRAEDPRETLDYSYQKQLELLQKVRRGVADVATSRKRLELQLNQLQSQSSKLEDQGRKALALGREDLAREALSRRAALQQQVTDLQTQHETLQGEEEKLTLAAQRLQAKVDAFRTKKETIKATYTAAQAQTRIGEAFSGISEEMGDVGLAVQRAEDKTAQLQARAGAIDELLASGALDDPTGMAKDDIAAELDRISGGTDVELELQRMKAELAGGTSQQAIGSEGGGTRQQAIEGGDASAQDQAQGSTRHKFDKQ; this is encoded by the coding sequence ATGAGCGGTGTCATGAAGCGTATGGGGATGATCTTCCGCGCGAAGGCAAACAAGGCCCTTGACCGGGCCGAGGATCCGCGCGAGACCCTCGATTACTCGTACCAGAAACAGCTGGAGCTGCTGCAGAAGGTCCGTCGTGGTGTCGCCGACGTGGCGACCTCCCGCAAGCGCCTGGAACTGCAGCTCAACCAGCTCCAGAGCCAGTCCTCCAAGCTGGAGGACCAGGGCCGCAAGGCGCTGGCGCTGGGCCGCGAGGACCTGGCGCGCGAGGCGTTGTCCCGGCGTGCCGCGCTGCAGCAGCAGGTCACCGATCTGCAGACGCAGCACGAGACCCTCCAGGGCGAGGAGGAGAAACTCACCCTCGCCGCCCAGCGGCTGCAGGCCAAGGTGGACGCCTTCCGTACGAAGAAGGAGACGATCAAGGCCACCTACACCGCCGCCCAGGCGCAGACCCGGATCGGCGAGGCGTTCTCCGGGATCTCCGAGGAGATGGGCGACGTGGGTCTGGCGGTCCAGCGGGCCGAGGACAAGACCGCCCAGTTGCAGGCCCGGGCCGGGGCCATCGACGAGCTTCTGGCGTCCGGTGCGCTGGACGACCCGACCGGGATGGCGAAGGACGACATCGCCGCGGAGCTGGACCGCATCTCCGGAGGCACCGACGTCGAGCTGGAACTCCAGCGGATGAAGGCCGAGCTGGCCGGGGGCACCTCCCAGCAGGCCATCGGCTCCGAGGGCGGCGGCACCCGGCAGCAGGCCATCGAGGGCGGCGACGCCTCGGCGCAGGACCAGGCCCAGGGCAGTACCCGGCACAAGTTCGACAAGCAGTAG
- a CDS encoding IS4 family transposase: MAGGRFAPGHLGELTQCIPFEMVDEALKATGRVQERLRDLPSRVVVYLLLAGCLFPEVGYLGVWRKLTGALAGLPLAAPSASALAQARRRIGATPLKWLFDLLKGPVAGPRTPGAWWHGLLVIALDGTTLTVPDTPAVLTRFTKQAGNHGGTGYPQVRLLTLVACGTRTLIDAVFGPTTSGETTHAPRLLPSLRPGMILLADRNFAAQGLINDIAATGAEVLVRLKNGRRMPILARYRDGSYLSALGPVPVRVVDCEITITTTAGKHTGLYRLATTLLDHHRHPAGELAMLYHQRWEIETAYLELKSTILGGRVLRARTPEGIDQEIYALLVVHQLLRTAMADATSTQPGTDPDRAGFSIAWQAARDQLVLAAGIIADPVVDLVGIIGRHVLAGLLPQRRLRVSPRIVKRAISKYQARGPCIDRTSYKATTGIEILAAAGP; this comes from the coding sequence GTGGCCGGAGGCCGGTTCGCACCCGGTCATCTCGGTGAACTCACCCAGTGCATCCCCTTCGAAATGGTCGACGAGGCATTGAAGGCCACGGGCAGGGTCCAGGAGCGGCTGCGGGACCTGCCATCCCGGGTGGTCGTCTACCTGCTGCTGGCCGGGTGCCTGTTCCCGGAGGTCGGATACCTCGGGGTCTGGCGCAAGCTCACCGGCGCTCTGGCCGGTCTGCCACTGGCCGCGCCGTCGGCAAGCGCGCTGGCCCAGGCCCGCCGCCGTATCGGCGCCACACCGCTGAAATGGCTGTTCGACCTGCTGAAAGGCCCGGTGGCCGGGCCACGGACACCGGGAGCATGGTGGCACGGTCTGCTGGTGATCGCGCTCGACGGCACCACCCTGACGGTCCCCGACACCCCTGCCGTCCTGACCCGGTTCACCAAGCAGGCGGGCAACCACGGCGGGACCGGCTACCCGCAGGTCCGCCTGCTGACCCTGGTCGCCTGCGGCACCCGCACCCTCATCGACGCGGTCTTCGGACCCACCACATCGGGTGAGACCACCCACGCCCCGCGCCTGCTGCCCAGCCTGCGGCCGGGGATGATCCTGCTGGCCGACCGCAACTTCGCCGCCCAGGGGCTGATCAACGACATCGCGGCCACCGGGGCCGAGGTCCTGGTCCGGCTCAAGAACGGCCGCCGGATGCCGATCCTGGCCCGCTACCGGGACGGCTCCTACCTCTCCGCCCTCGGCCCGGTACCCGTGCGCGTCGTCGACTGCGAGATCACCATCACCACCACCGCCGGGAAACACACCGGCCTCTACCGGCTCGCCACCACTCTGCTCGACCACCACCGCCACCCCGCCGGTGAACTGGCCATGCTCTACCACCAGCGCTGGGAGATCGAAACCGCCTACCTGGAACTGAAATCGACCATCCTCGGCGGCCGGGTCCTGCGCGCCCGCACCCCCGAGGGCATCGACCAGGAGATCTACGCCCTGCTGGTGGTCCACCAACTGCTGCGGACCGCCATGGCGGACGCCACCAGCACCCAGCCCGGCACCGACCCGGACCGGGCCGGCTTCTCCATCGCCTGGCAGGCCGCCCGCGACCAGCTCGTCCTGGCCGCGGGCATCATCGCCGACCCGGTCGTCGACCTCGTCGGCATCATCGGTCGGCACGTCCTGGCCGGCCTGCTGCCCCAGCGGCGGCTACGGGTCAGCCCCCGCATCGTCAAACGCGCCATCTCGAAGTACCAGGCACGAGGGCCCTGTATCGACCGGACCAGCTACAAGGCCACCACCGGCATCGAGATCCTCGCAGCCGCAGGCCCTTGA
- a CDS encoding class I SAM-dependent methyltransferase — MARQLDEQLAARFPVGQRLRVLDVGMGQGTQALRLARAGHKVTGLESDPDLLRVAREALAHEPEGIRERFRAIEGDGRETGVHFLPGSFDVVLCHGVLMYVEDRDAMLAGLARMLAPGGLLSLLVRNADALALRPGLAGDWETALTSFDTDTYTNRLGLRVRGDRLASLTATLAGIAAPLHTWYGVRVFTDSVADDAEPPSGEELTRLLAAEDRAGRTEPYRSVAALLHLCGVRGS, encoded by the coding sequence GTGGCACGGCAGCTCGACGAGCAGTTGGCCGCCCGCTTCCCCGTCGGGCAGCGGCTGCGCGTCCTCGACGTCGGCATGGGGCAGGGCACCCAGGCGCTGCGTCTCGCCCGGGCCGGGCACAAGGTCACCGGTCTGGAGTCCGACCCGGACCTGCTGCGGGTCGCCCGGGAGGCCCTGGCGCACGAGCCGGAGGGCATCCGGGAACGCTTCAGGGCGATCGAGGGCGACGGCCGTGAGACCGGCGTGCACTTCCTGCCCGGTTCGTTCGACGTGGTGCTGTGCCACGGTGTGCTGATGTACGTCGAGGACCGCGACGCCATGCTGGCGGGCCTGGCCCGGATGCTGGCGCCCGGCGGTCTGCTGTCCCTGCTGGTACGGAACGCGGACGCGCTGGCGCTGCGGCCGGGGCTGGCGGGCGACTGGGAGACGGCGCTGACCTCCTTCGACACGGACACGTACACCAACCGCCTCGGCCTCCGGGTGCGCGGGGACCGGCTCGCGTCGCTGACCGCGACCCTGGCCGGGATCGCCGCTCCCCTGCACACCTGGTACGGGGTGCGGGTCTTCACGGACAGCGTGGCGGACGACGCGGAGCCGCCGTCCGGGGAGGAACTGACCCGGCTGCTCGCGGCCGAGGACCGAGCGGGCCGGACGGAGCCGTACCGCTCGGTGGCGGCGCTGCTGCACCTCTGCGGAGTGCGCGGCAGCTAG
- a CDS encoding ABC transporter ATP-binding protein, translating to MDTPRLPARETFRALYRHFRPHRWTVAFGALLALLGAASGLLQPLAAKALVDRLGAGQSINGILLVLTALVVLGTAIHAVGAYVLERTAESVVLAARRTLVGRLLRLRLPEVERTQPGDLMSRVTSDTTLLRAVTTRSIVSAFTGSLSFVATLVMMAVMDAVLLGVTVGVIVLIGGSVALAMPRIALATQRAQEAVGEISTVLERVFGAFRTVKASGAEERETAVVEAAARRAWRYGVRTAKWQSVAGSSVGLAVQVSFLAVLGIGGARVASGAISVSTLMAFLLYLFYLIEPVTDLVEAASQYQMGSAAVARIAEAERLETEELDPVGPDRPRTPREATSARYGTPPVPHGTPPVAQEAASVRFEDVSFRYRDDLPYVHRGVGFEVAGAGMTAFVGPSGAGKTTVFGLVERFYEATGGRVLVDGRDVRDWPLTELRAAIGYVEQDAPVLAGTLRENLVFAAPGATEDEIRDVLVRARLDGLVERLPDGLETVVGHRGSKLSGGERQRVAIARALLRRPRLLLLDEATSQLDAVNELALRDVVAEIAREVTVLVVAHRLSTVTLADRIVVMDAGRVRAVGTHARLVTEDPLYGELAATQFLSSAR from the coding sequence ATGGACACCCCCCGTCTCCCCGCCCGCGAGACCTTCCGGGCGCTCTACCGCCATTTCCGGCCCCATCGCTGGACCGTCGCGTTCGGGGCCCTCCTCGCCCTCCTCGGGGCCGCGAGCGGGCTACTCCAACCACTGGCCGCGAAGGCCCTGGTGGACCGGCTCGGCGCGGGCCAGTCCATCAACGGGATCCTGCTGGTGCTCACCGCCCTCGTGGTCCTGGGCACCGCGATCCACGCCGTCGGCGCCTATGTGCTGGAGCGCACCGCCGAGTCGGTCGTGCTGGCCGCCCGCCGAACGCTCGTCGGCCGACTGCTGAGACTGCGGCTGCCCGAGGTGGAGCGGACCCAGCCGGGCGACCTGATGTCCCGGGTCACCTCGGACACCACTCTGCTGCGCGCCGTGACCACCCGGTCGATCGTCTCGGCGTTCACCGGGTCCCTCTCCTTCGTCGCGACGCTCGTGATGATGGCGGTCATGGACGCCGTGCTGCTCGGTGTCACCGTGGGGGTGATCGTTCTGATCGGCGGCTCCGTCGCGCTGGCGATGCCCAGGATCGCGCTGGCCACACAGCGGGCGCAGGAGGCGGTCGGGGAGATCTCCACCGTGCTGGAGCGGGTGTTCGGCGCGTTCCGCACGGTCAAGGCGTCGGGCGCCGAGGAGCGTGAGACCGCCGTCGTGGAGGCGGCGGCGCGGCGGGCGTGGCGGTACGGCGTGCGAACGGCCAAGTGGCAGTCGGTCGCCGGCTCGTCGGTGGGGCTCGCCGTGCAGGTCTCGTTCCTCGCGGTGCTGGGCATCGGTGGGGCGCGGGTCGCGTCGGGGGCGATATCCGTTTCCACGCTGATGGCGTTCCTGCTCTATCTCTTCTATCTGATCGAGCCCGTGACGGATCTGGTCGAGGCGGCGTCCCAGTACCAGATGGGTTCGGCGGCGGTCGCCCGCATCGCGGAGGCGGAGCGGCTGGAGACGGAGGAACTGGATCCGGTCGGCCCCGACAGGCCGCGCACACCCCGTGAGGCCACGTCCGCGCGGTACGGGACCCCGCCCGTACCCCACGGGACCCCGCCCGTAGCCCAGGAGGCCGCGTCCGTGCGGTTCGAGGACGTCTCCTTCAGGTACCGGGACGATCTGCCGTATGTCCACCGCGGCGTCGGCTTCGAGGTCGCCGGCGCCGGTATGACGGCGTTCGTCGGCCCCTCGGGAGCGGGCAAGACGACGGTCTTCGGTCTTGTCGAGCGGTTCTACGAGGCGACCGGCGGCCGGGTGCTGGTCGACGGGCGGGACGTGAGGGACTGGCCGCTGACCGAACTGCGCGCCGCCATCGGCTACGTGGAGCAGGACGCGCCGGTGCTGGCCGGAACGCTGAGGGAGAACCTGGTGTTCGCCGCACCCGGCGCGACGGAGGACGAGATCCGGGACGTCCTCGTACGGGCCAGGCTGGACGGGCTCGTGGAACGGCTGCCGGACGGTCTGGAGACGGTGGTCGGGCACCGCGGCTCCAAGCTGTCGGGCGGCGAGCGCCAGCGGGTGGCGATAGCGCGGGCGCTGCTGCGCCGGCCCCGGCTGCTGCTCCTCGACGAGGCGACGTCGCAGCTCGACGCGGTCAACGAACTGGCGCTCCGGGACGTCGTCGCCGAGATCGCCCGCGAGGTGACGGTGCTGGTGGTCGCACACCGGCTCTCCACCGTGACACTGGCCGACCGGATCGTCGTGATGGACGCGGGGCGGGTTCGTGCGGTCGGCACCCATGCCCGGCTGGTGACGGAGGACCCGCTGTACGGGGAACTGGCGGCGACGCAGTTCCTGTCATCGGCCCGCTGA
- a CDS encoding DUF3043 domain-containing protein, with translation MFRSRSNEEKAPTDKVTADLSKQPRDPEAPKGRPTPKRSEAQTQRRRAQSAPLDRKAAMRRQREARRADLAKQREALAGGDERYLPVRDKGPVRRFVRDFVDSRFCVAEFFLPLAVVILVLSMVRVPQLQNIAMLLWLGVIVMIVVDSIGLWIRLKKQLNERFPNEPKRGAVAYGLMRTLQMRRLRLPKPQVKRGERP, from the coding sequence GTGTTCCGTAGCCGTTCCAACGAAGAGAAGGCCCCCACCGACAAGGTGACGGCGGACCTCTCCAAGCAGCCCCGCGACCCCGAGGCCCCCAAGGGCCGCCCGACCCCCAAGCGCAGCGAGGCCCAGACCCAGCGCCGCCGGGCGCAGTCGGCCCCCCTCGACCGCAAGGCGGCCATGCGCCGCCAGCGCGAGGCGCGCCGAGCCGATCTGGCCAAGCAGCGCGAGGCACTGGCCGGTGGCGACGAGCGCTATCTGCCGGTCCGCGACAAGGGTCCGGTGCGCCGCTTCGTCCGCGACTTCGTGGACTCGCGCTTCTGCGTCGCCGAGTTCTTCCTGCCCCTGGCCGTGGTGATCCTGGTGCTCTCCATGGTCCGCGTGCCCCAGTTGCAGAACATCGCAATGCTGCTGTGGCTCGGTGTGATCGTGATGATCGTGGTCGACTCGATCGGCCTCTGGATCCGGCTCAAGAAGCAGCTGAACGAGCGATTCCCCAACGAGCCGAAGCGCGGCGCGGTGGCCTACGGCCTCATGCGCACGCTCCAGATGCGCCGGCTGCGGCTGCCCAAGCCCCAGGTCAAGCGCGGAGAGCGGCCCTGA
- a CDS encoding bifunctional adenosylcobinamide kinase/adenosylcobinamide-phosphate guanylyltransferase: protein MELTLLGTGAPTGLPRPDCPCAVCATARGDRARAATALLVDGALLLDLTPGAALAAARAGRSLVGVRQVLLSHPHTGPAVELPAGLPAAGRVPDGQELTLISGHRVRAVALDSPGTGYEVASLDGERLLYLPPGGGPAGATDGDPLPYDMVVADVLGRPDGLAKLRARGAVGPTTDVIAVHIDHDALPGPELDRRLCASGARTVPDGTTLYVGEYQDVPDVPRRTLVTGGARSGKSLEAERRLETFPGVVYVATSGTRRDDTEWAERVAAHRERRPGSWRTLETCDLVPLLTGSGPPLLIDCLALWLTDAMDRVGAWDDARWEAAGRTALRRRTAALVEALRGTRRTVVAVTNEVGSGIVPATASGRRFRDELGRLNASFAAECEHVVLMVAGQAMPLR, encoded by the coding sequence GTGGAACTGACTCTGCTCGGCACCGGAGCCCCCACCGGGCTCCCCCGCCCCGACTGCCCCTGCGCCGTATGCGCCACCGCCCGCGGCGACCGGGCGCGCGCCGCGACGGCCCTGCTCGTGGACGGCGCGCTGCTGCTCGACCTGACGCCCGGTGCCGCGCTCGCGGCCGCCCGCGCGGGCCGTTCACTCGTGGGCGTACGGCAGGTACTGCTGTCGCACCCGCACACCGGGCCCGCGGTGGAGCTGCCCGCGGGGCTTCCGGCGGCCGGACGGGTGCCGGACGGCCAGGAGCTGACGCTGATCAGCGGTCACCGGGTGCGGGCCGTGGCCCTGGACTCGCCGGGCACCGGCTACGAGGTGGCCTCACTCGACGGGGAGCGGCTGCTGTACCTGCCGCCGGGCGGGGGGCCGGCCGGGGCCACCGACGGCGACCCGCTCCCCTACGACATGGTCGTGGCCGATGTGCTGGGGCGGCCGGACGGCCTGGCGAAGCTGCGGGCGAGGGGCGCGGTCGGTCCCACCACCGACGTGATCGCCGTCCACATCGACCACGACGCGCTGCCCGGCCCCGAGCTGGACCGGCGGCTTTGCGCCTCGGGGGCCCGGACCGTGCCGGACGGCACGACGCTGTACGTGGGCGAGTACCAGGACGTACCGGACGTGCCCCGGCGCACCCTCGTCACCGGCGGTGCGCGGTCCGGGAAGTCCCTGGAGGCCGAGCGGCGGCTGGAGACGTTCCCCGGCGTGGTGTACGTGGCGACGAGCGGGACGCGCCGCGACGACACCGAGTGGGCGGAACGGGTAGCCGCCCACCGTGAGCGCCGGCCGGGGAGCTGGCGGACCCTGGAGACCTGCGACCTGGTCCCGCTGCTGACCGGGAGCGGACCGCCGCTGCTGATCGACTGCCTGGCGCTGTGGCTGACGGACGCGATGGACCGGGTGGGCGCCTGGGACGACGCGCGCTGGGAGGCGGCCGGCCGCACGGCTCTGCGCCGGCGCACGGCCGCCCTCGTCGAGGCTCTGCGCGGTACGCGCCGTACGGTCGTCGCCGTGACCAACGAGGTCGGTTCGGGCATCGTCCCCGCGACCGCCTCGGGCCGTCGATTCCGCGACGAACTGGGCCGTCTGAACGCCTCCTTCGCCGCCGAGTGCGAGCATGTGGTGCTGATGGTGGCGGGGCAGGCGATGCCACTGCGATAG
- the cobT gene encoding nicotinate-nucleotide--dimethylbenzimidazole phosphoribosyltransferase codes for MSSLNLDDFSDLIERPDSGVRRDAAERRERLAVPPGALGRLDELGEWLAAAQGAVPVRAVERPRVVLFAGDHGVAELGVSGRAAGTAHELVRSVLDGVSPVAVLARRAGVPVRVVDAGLDCDPDLLPKDVVRHRVRRGSGRIDAGDALTREEAEQAVRLGVAIADEEADAGTDLVVLGDLSVGGTTPAATLVAALCGTDASVVTGRGGAGIDDLAWMRKCAAIRDSLRRARPVLGDQLALLTAVGGADLAATTGFLLQAAVRRMPVILDGVVSAACALVAQRAAFRAPDWWLAGQVSGEPAQAKALDRMALEPLLDHGVTAGEGTGALLALPLVQAAAALAAELPERATAAGSGTAGGTGDGTGDGTGGGTEVSGPAGSGSENPAAADGDSR; via the coding sequence ATGAGCTCGCTGAATCTCGACGACTTCTCCGACCTGATCGAGCGCCCCGACAGCGGTGTGCGGCGCGACGCCGCGGAACGCCGGGAGCGGCTGGCCGTGCCGCCTGGCGCTCTGGGCCGGCTGGACGAGCTGGGTGAGTGGCTGGCGGCGGCGCAGGGAGCCGTGCCGGTACGGGCCGTCGAACGGCCCCGGGTGGTGCTGTTCGCCGGCGACCACGGGGTGGCGGAGCTGGGTGTCTCCGGCCGGGCCGCGGGGACCGCGCACGAGCTGGTGCGGTCCGTGCTGGACGGGGTGAGCCCCGTCGCGGTGCTGGCCCGGCGGGCGGGCGTGCCGGTGCGGGTCGTTGACGCCGGCCTGGACTGCGACCCGGACCTGCTGCCCAAGGACGTCGTCCGGCACCGGGTGCGGCGCGGGAGCGGGCGGATCGACGCCGGGGACGCGCTCACCCGGGAGGAGGCCGAGCAGGCGGTACGCCTCGGGGTGGCGATCGCCGACGAGGAGGCGGACGCCGGCACCGACCTGGTCGTGCTCGGCGATCTCAGCGTGGGCGGTACCACCCCCGCCGCCACGCTCGTGGCCGCGCTGTGCGGCACGGACGCCTCAGTCGTCACCGGCCGCGGCGGCGCCGGCATCGACGATCTGGCGTGGATGCGCAAGTGCGCGGCGATCCGCGACTCGCTGCGCCGGGCCCGGCCCGTGCTGGGCGACCAGCTGGCGCTGCTGACGGCCGTGGGCGGCGCGGATCTGGCCGCGACGACCGGGTTCCTGCTACAGGCCGCGGTGCGGCGGATGCCGGTGATCCTGGACGGGGTCGTGTCGGCGGCGTGCGCCCTCGTCGCCCAGCGGGCGGCGTTCCGGGCGCCGGACTGGTGGCTGGCGGGTCAGGTCAGCGGGGAGCCGGCCCAGGCGAAGGCGCTCGACCGGATGGCCCTGGAGCCGCTGCTCGACCACGGGGTCACCGCCGGGGAGGGCACCGGCGCCCTTCTCGCGCTCCCCCTGGTCCAGGCGGCCGCCGCGCTCGCGGCCGAGCTGCCGGAGCGTGCGACCGCCGCGGGGAGCGGCACCGCAGGCGGTACCGGGGACGGCACAGGAGACGGTACCGGGGGCGGCACAGAGGTCTCGGGCCCGGCCGGGTCCGGAAGCGAGAACCCGGCCGCCGCCGACGGCGACAGCCGCTGA